In Candidatus Poribacteria bacterium, the genomic stretch CCAGAATATCGGGTTCAATTGCTGCGATGACACCATCAGCAATCCCAACATCTCGCACCGCATTCAAACGCTGCGCGGCATCAATGACAGTGCCACCTTTCAGTAGAATGTCATATTTCATTTTAGTTATCAGTTTTCGGTTATCAGTTATCAGTTACAAGATATTTTGACGACACCAACATTACTTTTTAACCAATGATTGACAGACAATTGACCATCGAGAATCCATAAGGTTGATACCCGGAAATCATCCGCAATGAAGTTAGACCCCGCGTTTATCGCCCCATATATCCACATGTACACGAGGAGAGTAGCGATATCCGTTCTCTTTGCAGAGATCAACTAACCATTCCTGCTTCTGTTGTAACACAGCAGGCGTTGTCCCCTGCGGCATCAAGAGAATTGTCTCAGCAGGAATACCGATTTCCGTTTCTAACGCTTGGATCTCCGCTAAATCTTCGGGCGTATCCACAACAAACTTCACTTGGCACGGATACGTATCCAAAAACTTACGGATAACATCGGGACGGATGCGTTCGCGTTCGTGGCGTTTGAAAAAACGATTGTCCGATGGCGGATTGGAGTTACGCAACTTCGGACTCATAGAAATGAGATGCGCCGCGACCTCTGTAAAAAGTGTGGCGTTCGTTTCAATTGTGATGTGGTGCCCCCGTTTATCCAATTCATAACAGAGTTCCATCAACGCCTTTGGTTGAATAAACGGCTCTCCACCGGTAATAACGACATGTTTACAGCCATATTGCGAGATCGCAGCCACGCTTTCAGCGACAGAAATGTCCTTATCTTCAGGTTCCCAAGATGTGTAAGGTGTATCACACCAAACACATCTCAGGTTGCAATAACTCGTTCGGAAAAAGACAGAGGGAACACCGATAAGTTGTCCTTCCCCCTGAATCGTATGGAAGAGTTCGCTGAATTTCATGATACCGCCTGCGCGGCTTTGCTTCACCGACGCTAAGCCTCAATGAGTTCAATCTGAACGTTATCGGGTCCCTTGAAGAACGCCATCATCAACCCGTTGGGTTTCAAATCTTCGAGTTCCGCGCCTTTCGCTTGGAGTCTCTCGACCTCAGCGTCCAAGTCTTCTACCGTAAAAGCGAGTTGGTAGACACCCCAGCGTGGGTTGCCACTGGTGTCTTCGACTTCCATATCCCCGAACTTAGGTGAGAGGAAAATCCGCTCCCCACCGATTTCCATTCGGACAATTTTTAAGCCGCGGACCTCAACGGTTTCATCAACTTTGCCATCAAACATCTCTTCGTAATAACGAACTGCACCTTCTAAATCTTCACAACGAAGATGAACGTGGTGAAATGTAACTGCCATTGTCAAAATTTCCTTTCTTTGAAAAGCGCGCCATACAAACGCGCAACGCAAAAGATGATACAAGATATGAAATTATCTCATAACTCCTTGATTGTGTCAAATTGTTTTTTCAATTGCAGTGGTCGGAAATGTAGGGAGTGGGCAGCCACAAGTCGGGGAGTGGGCAGCCACAAGGGCTGCCCCTACAGGTTTTGCTGCGTCAGTACGTAGGTGTTTCGGATTTTTATTATCGAACCCACAGCGTGTGCCTACTACCTTTAATTTTTTTGCAACTTTTCCAACCTTCAAGTGTATAAATAAGTGTAGATTTCACTATAAACACTTTTTAACAGAGAAAAAAGGGACTTTTTTGGATATTAAATCCGACTAAGTAAACGAATACCTAAATTGAACGTTTAAACTTTAAACAGTATAAGATTCAAAAAAGTAAATTGACACTTTCAGTGTTTTGACTAAAAAAAGGAGTAAAAATGACAACGCAAATTCGCCAGCGAAATAGTATCTCGATTTTGGAACCCAGTGGAAAGATTGTTGGATCCGCAGTATCGGAATTACGGGAAGCGATTTCCCCACAAATAGCGGATTTCGATGCACCACGTATCCTTATCAATTTCGAGAACGTTAATATGATCGACAGTGCCGGACTCGGTGCCCTTATGGAGGCACGCGCCCTCTCAAATCGAAAACAAGGTCGCATCGGTGTCATGAACGTCGGCAAACATATCAAGAACCTGATCGTCCTCAGCCGAATCGTCAGTCTCTTTGAACATTTCGACAGTGAGGATGCTGCAGTTTCGGCATTATCCGCCTAAAATCCACGATTCATAAGGAATATGAGATACGCTGAAAAAAAACGAACTTTTTCTCAGCGTATCCGACTAAAGAAACGAATACCTAAAGCAAACGCTCAAATAGCATAAAAATACAAAAAAGAAGTAAAATTCACGAAAAATAAAAAAGGAGCAAAAAATGACAACGCAAATTCGCCAGCAAAACGGCATCTCGATTTTGGAACCCAATGGAAAAATAATGGGAACTGCAGCCTCAGAATTATGGGATGTGATCTCACCGCAGATAGAAGCATCCGATACACCCCGCATCCTTATCAATTTCGAGAACGTCAATAGAGTCGATAGTTCAGGACTCGGTGCGCTCATGATCGCACGTGCCGCTGTAGCACGAAAGAAAGGGCGTGTTGGGGTCATCAATGTCAGCAAACATATCAGTAACTTGATTGTTCTGAGCAGACTCGCGAGCCTTTTTGAACGATTCGACAACGAGGAAGCTGCAGTTTCGGCATTATCTGCCTAAAATCCAAAATCCTGTGAAACATCAAACAGGGGTGGTTTTACCACCCCTGCTCTTTTTAAGAGTACACCGAGTCCCACCCATGGTCGAGGTTTCTAACCGGTATTCCTTCTAACTTCATCTCTCTATACAGGTGATACGCTTCGCTGCCTGCTGATGGCTGAAAGCCAAATGCCTCTATTCCATCGATTGACAAATCACCCAAACGCTGTTATCATGTCACAAATTGTCCATTAGGCTCGAACATCGGGGCACAATATGCTGCTGGAAGAATATACCACTCTCCAAACCGAACATATCCAACGACTCGCGCAAGTACTTGCGAAGCAGGAGCTGCCCGTCATTGCCCAACTGGAACCGATTGCAGATTGTGAAGAGTTAATCACCTTCTCAGAAGCGAATCGGACACCGATCAAATTCACACCACAACACCCGGCATGGCGGTTAGAATCGGTAGCAGCACGGGTCATTGAAGCAGTCGCAGTCGCCGCGCACGAACCGCTCACCGAGTTAGGATACCGAGAACTTGCGCGTATCCTGTTAGAACACACGACATATCTCTACGCCTACCCAGACGGCGAACCTCGTCCGAGACTCGAAGCAGCAAGCGCACTGGCACTGGCAGGGAGCGTCTGTGCCACACTTCCACAATCGAAACTCTGGCGACTCGCTGGATTCGGTAGGATCTCAGCAGTGCTCGCCGAGGTTGCCCCCGCGCCGACAGATTCCCATCTTACCCAGCCAATCCACATTGCCTTCTCACTCGCAAACGAACAAAACCTCCCGATTCTGGAGTCTGCGGTTATTACCTACAACGCCGTTCTCAAACGAAATTTCACGCCGCAACATCAATACCAATTACCGCTAAGCGACACCAATTTTTTTGACGCACTCAATTTGGATTTTCCGGGCATGGGACCCGTAAAATCAGCCGTTTCAGCAGACGATATATCCACCGCAAAATCGGCATACACCGCCTTTCGGAGAGATCTTGTAGGAGGGATTTGTAATCCCGATTCCGTTCTATCAGAAAGATCCGATACGTATACCACCGCCAAAACCTATCTCGAATGCCTGCTCCAGTTGTCTATCCACCCGACCCCTGCAATCACAGCAACGACAGAAATCGGTATCGCTGCACATCTACTCCCTGAATTCCGTGGCAGCGGACAACTCCGCAGGCTCGCACTGCGCCGCTATAAATGGATAGCCGATGCATTCTTCCATGCCGACGGTTTTCACAAAGACAGAACACTCCGCGCCCAAGTCGAGGCAATCGCTGACTTCGCCAGATTCCTCCGCTTTCAACCCGACACACAAACTGAAGAATTACGAACATTGCTCGAAAAACTGACAGCGACATGTGTTCATTTGAGCAAACCCGATTGCTCGTTTCCGCCACTCGGCCCCCTCCCTGCCCTCAACTTCGATGCTGTCGAACTCTGTACCATTGCTAATAGCAGCTTCCAACGTGAAGATTTTCCGTACCCTGATACCACCTCACACGCGCTCCCTGAGACGGGTTGTTACGTGATGCGAGACAGTTGGACACCGGACGCACAATACCTCTTCTTTGATGCTCACCCATCGGAGCCATCAAGCCTCACGTTATATGCACACGGACGACACCTCACAACGGGTTCAGTCCGTGTGCTTGACACCACACCCGCAGGGTCCGATCCGGTTGAAACACAATGGATAACAACACCCGAATTTGACTGGCTTGAAAAGTGGGACCAGGCATCAGACGCTCACCACAAACGCGCCATATTCTACCTCAAAGGCGAATACTTCATCTTGCACGACTTCGTCCTCGGTACTGAAGCACAGACACTGGAACAGACCTTCCGTTTTAATCAAGGGGCAGCGTCTCACATTGCCATCGAGGCAGGATGCGTCCAGACACAGGACACACGCCTTAGCAATCTCTTCATCGGTGTGCCGGATACGACAGACCTCTCAATGGCGTTAGATGGAGATAGCATTGTCTATCGGAGTAACAAAAAATCGCCAGCAGTGCTGAACACCCTCCTGTTTCCGATGAGATCCGGTACTAAATCTCATCCCACGATTTCCGACCTCAGCGTTAGCACAGATGCAGATGTCTTAGGGACAGGTTTCACGCTCCAATTGGGAGACACAACAGACACGTTCCTCATCTCTGACGACGGCTTGGCAGAGATGTCCGCTGCAGATATTACGTTTGTTGGGGAATATCTCTTTTTACGGAGAGATGCCTCTGGCACAGGCAGGCACTTCGTGATGCTGAATGGACGGTTTCTGCAGGTGGGTCAGGAGATCCTCGTTGATTTAGACGAACCCCGCGAAAGTTATGTGCAGATGTAACCAACAACCGACTGCCATCTCTTTGTAGGAGGGATATCCGAATCCCGACTCCGTCCGTTGTGGTCGTAGGTTGGGTTGCGCGGCAAAATCAAGAACCCAACAGATTATATGGATAATGCCTACTTTAGACGCATTATCCGTGTAGATACCTATAGCGAAACCCAACAATCCAAACGTTGTTCGTGTGAGAATATGTTGGTTTTCACTGGTGTTCTGATGATTTCAGGTTTCTGGATACCTTTGAAGACTTATTTTCTCTATGCGGTTTTTGGTAATATCCCGTTCAACCCAACCTACGATCTACTCTCACCAATCCTCAATCACCTCTAAGTTTTGCATCCGCTCAAGTGCAAAAACGCGAGTATCTTGTCGTAACTCGCAAAACCCCTCGACACACAAGGTCTCACCCGATTCTCGGCTGTTGGGGATATTCAGCAACCGCTCCGGTACCACCACGCGCGTCATCCATCTTTTATTACTCGGCTTCTTATAATCAAACTGGATTCTTTGGTCGTTGTCAATAGCAGACTGGATTGCGGAAAACTGTTCCGAGAACTCCGATTGCGACGGCTTTAGCGTAGAAGTCCCAAAAATATCGACTTCACGGAATCCACTCCTGTAACATTCAGCACAGTACAGGGTGAGCTCATCCAATTTATTCGTCCCACCTTCAAATACCGGAATATCGTGTACCAAATAGACATCCGCCTCTTCGTCACAAAGTGCACAGAAAGAACCGTTTTCCCGGATAAGAATCCGTTTCCGCTCTTCCCAATCCGGAGGCCAACACGGTAGATAGTCATAAAGTCCGGTTAAAATGGATTCTAACGTCGCGAGTTTCGCGCGTAAGTCTTCAATCTCGGTCTCGGAGGCAATATCTTGTTGTGCTCCCTCAGTTGGCACAAAGAGCGACAAAATGAGTTGTGAGTTCTGTGTCCGTAGTACGGTTTCAATCTCATGTTTTTGCATTTGCAACATGAGAATACACGAATAATGGAGGTACTCCCCGTTAGAGAGTGCTATATCGTATTCATAATCAGTTTCTATCTTACACACAGTACAATACGGCATTTCATACTCCTTCATCCGAAGGTCGTTCTTGCACAACAGGAATCACATAACTCCGGACTGTTACACCGTCAATCGTCTCAGTCTCAACACGCGGCTCAGGATCCTGACGATGATCAAATACGATATAATATCCTTCAATTGTTCCTTCCAATTTCAGGTATGCCGCGAGCTGTTTCTTTCCGATTTGATAGCGACCATTGCCTTCCCAAATCTTCGTTTCAACGATGTATTTTTTGCGATTATGGTAAACAAGCAGATCCATCCGTCCGCGTCCTGTTTGGACTTCAAGATACATTATACCCCCAACAAGTTGGACAAACTGATCAAGATATGCCAACAGTAGGTGCTGTCCAATAAACTCCTGTGGTGTATCTGGCACTTGCAAAACGCGGAACCCAGCACGCGCAATGAAAGCCTGAAAGTTATTGAGTAGTGTCACCATGTCAATATCGCCGTTGGGAGTTAGATAATCCTGAAAACCGGCGACGTTGTCTGCGGGAAGATACTCATTCTCAAGTCCATTCACGAGTGGCTTAAATGCTTGTATGATGCAGTAGTGATAGATCGGGTTGAGAATCTCACAGAGACCATCACTTCCTTTTGTAATGACCCCATACGTAGCGAGTTCATCGATGATCTCATTTTGAAGTGTGAAGCGTACCCCAAGGTCATAAGAGGCAATTTTCATTAGGAGTGTTTCAAACCGTCTATCTCTGCGGATATTGGTAAGTAGATGCATAATATTAACGTTATTCTCTTCAAGGAGCTGCGCGTGTGCCTGTGCGAAGTGATCGCGGTTAATCTGTTCGATTTTCGGGATGTCCAGTTCTTCCGTGAGAATCTGCGCAAATCGGTTGACGAGCACAGGTTGTCCGGCAGTCTGCTTATGAATGGCTTCAATAACTTCGGGTGCAAAGGCTTGCCCGACCTCGTCTGTATATGGTCCAAGCAGTTCTTGCACCTGTTCAAGTGTGAAATTTGGCAAGTTGAATTCGTCTTGAATATTAAACGGAGAGATGGACCTGTCGTAGTTGAGCTGCGTGATACTCTTGACACCGACAATGCCGACACTATGCGGACATCGGGAAGGTGAATTTGAGACATAGATACGGCGCAGCGAATGCAAAAAACCCCTCACGGCTTCCTTCGGGATACCATCAAACTCGTCTATGATAAGGATGACGCGCGGATCACCCAAGAGTTTGGAAAAATTTCTGAAAAATCTTCTCATTGAGAAATGATCGGTTATCTCTGCATTCTCCAAAAATTCTGTCAATGCTTCAGGAAACACCTCTCCGCGCCTCGCAAAAACATTTTCTATCGCTTCGAGAATATCCTCATAGAGACCACTGTAAAAAACCGACGGCGTGCAGCCTTCATATTCCTCAAAATTCAACGGGATTGGGAAGTAGGCAGGTTCTTCCTTTCTGAATACATCCAAGGCGCGCTGGAAGAAAGTCGTCTTGCCGGTCTGCCGAGGCGCAAAGATAACGATGTAACGTCCCTCTTTGACGCGCATAACGAAATCCGCAAGTTCAGTGGAGCGACTGACAATATAGTTTCTCTCTGGATGAACAGGACCTTGCGTTCCAAAGCGTCTCATTTCTCTTCCCTTAAACCGTAGTACCAACATTCCTATAGCACACCCATGTAAATAACAAGAATACCACCTCGTTCTCTCATTGTCAAGCAATTTCCCCTTATCGTCTGATCCGCTTTATGAACTTAGTGATGAAAAAACAACGAAACATCAGCTACCACAGAAAATCACAGAATTTTCGATTCTCTCAAAATTGACTGAAAACCCAAGCTACCAAAGGGTTGGGAAGCGATTCTAAAAAATTTTATGGCGGTTAAAATTGTCAAATTTCTGTGGTGAATTAGGCCATCGGTACTATTTGTGAATTATAGATATACTATAAGTTAATTTTCATAATGCGTATAGATATGAGGGTTATTCAATTGGATATGGCATTAGTTTTAACGCCAGTTTGATAATAAGTGATGTGCGTGCAATAATAGGTCCTTCCTCCGAAGGTCCACCTTGCGACCCTTGTAGCACAAACTTTCGAGTTTGTGTGCTATGGGCGCAAACTGGAAAGTTTGCGCTACAATATGCTTTTATCAAACTCACGTGTTTAAACTTTTGACAAAATATTTACACATCCAAAAAGGGCTTGCACTTGAGATATAGAAAGTGTATAATGCCCAATAGGACTTGCGTGGACTTCTTTGATGACGAGGAATACACCCCTCGCCAAAGCGTACGACCTATCCGGTCTTATGGGTAAAAGTTAGGTAAGTCCTGATACATACGCAAAACTGGATGAAGATGAAGGGTTTAATTCGGTAATGTAGGCGTTAATTGTCTGAATCAGGATTTGCAAGATTAGAGGATTTTTAGGATTGTTAATTCCAAAACATATATGAACTTCCAAACATACTGCGACCGTTATCTACAAAATATACACCAAACACAAACCAGCACCGAGGCAACCCCAGAACTCTCGCTATACCCACACCTCCAAGCCTTCCTTGAAAAGTTATTCATTGACCACTTCCGCAGAGATACCGTCCGATTAACACAAGAACCGAGACAACTGGAACAGATCGGAAGACCGGACTTCATCGCAATGGACGGTTTGCTACCTATCGGCTATATTGAGGCGGAAAGATATGGCAGAAACCTCGACAACCTCACTGGGCACGCCGAAGCGCAGAATGCACGTTTTATTGAAAACCTTGACAACTTCATCCTCACTAACTTCGTCGAATTCCGGTTGTATGCCGATGGAACATTGCGAGCGACAGCAAGCGTTGAAGATGGATCTGAAAATTTAGAGGTGTTGTTGGAACGGTTTCTGAATGCCGGACACGTTCAAATTACCTCTCCAGAAACACTCGCGAGATACCTCGCCAGACGGACACGGGAACTCCAGACACAGATCGCAACCACGCTTAGCGATGAGGATAGCGAGATTTATCGGATGTTTTCGGCGTTCAGGGAGACGCTCATCTCTACGTTGACACCGGACGATTTCGCCGATATGTACGCCCAAACCCTCGCTTACGGGTTGTTCGCCGCACGCTGCACACTCCCGAATGCGACCAACTTCTCACGATACACCGCCGCCGAGGCACTCCCAAGATCAAATCCGTTCCTCATCCAGCTCTTTTATCACGTCGCCTCTCCGACGCTGGAGACGAACATCACCTACATTCTGGACGACATCGCAGTGCTCCTCCGAAATGTCCCAACAGAAATGCTCCGCACGGCGTTTGCTGCAAGAAATCATCTTGAAGATCCAGTTATCCACTTCT encodes the following:
- a CDS encoding AAA-like domain-containing protein — translated: MRRFGTQGPVHPERNYIVSRSTELADFVMRVKEGRYIVIFAPRQTGKTTFFQRALDVFRKEEPAYFPIPLNFEEYEGCTPSVFYSGLYEDILEAIENVFARRGEVFPEALTEFLENAEITDHFSMRRFFRNFSKLLGDPRVILIIDEFDGIPKEAVRGFLHSLRRIYVSNSPSRCPHSVGIVGVKSITQLNYDRSISPFNIQDEFNLPNFTLEQVQELLGPYTDEVGQAFAPEVIEAIHKQTAGQPVLVNRFAQILTEELDIPKIEQINRDHFAQAHAQLLEENNVNIMHLLTNIRRDRRFETLLMKIASYDLGVRFTLQNEIIDELATYGVITKGSDGLCEILNPIYHYCIIQAFKPLVNGLENEYLPADNVAGFQDYLTPNGDIDMVTLLNNFQAFIARAGFRVLQVPDTPQEFIGQHLLLAYLDQFVQLVGGIMYLEVQTGRGRMDLLVYHNRKKYIVETKIWEGNGRYQIGKKQLAAYLKLEGTIEGYYIVFDHRQDPEPRVETETIDGVTVRSYVIPVVQERPSDEGV
- a CDS encoding STAS domain-containing protein gives rise to the protein MTTQIRQQNGISILEPNGKIMGTAASELWDVISPQIEASDTPRILINFENVNRVDSSGLGALMIARAAVARKKGRVGVINVSKHISNLIVLSRLASLFERFDNEEAAVSALSA
- a CDS encoding STAS domain-containing protein — its product is MTTQIRQRNSISILEPSGKIVGSAVSELREAISPQIADFDAPRILINFENVNMIDSAGLGALMEARALSNRKQGRIGVMNVGKHIKNLIVLSRIVSLFEHFDSEDAAVSALSA
- a CDS encoding 7-carboxy-7-deazaguanine synthase QueE, translating into MKFSELFHTIQGEGQLIGVPSVFFRTSYCNLRCVWCDTPYTSWEPEDKDISVAESVAAISQYGCKHVVITGGEPFIQPKALMELCYELDKRGHHITIETNATLFTEVAAHLISMSPKLRNSNPPSDNRFFKRHERERIRPDVIRKFLDTYPCQVKFVVDTPEDLAEIQALETEIGIPAETILLMPQGTTPAVLQQKQEWLVDLCKENGYRYSPRVHVDIWGDKRGV
- a CDS encoding WYL domain-containing protein gives rise to the protein MPYCTVCKIETDYEYDIALSNGEYLHYSCILMLQMQKHEIETVLRTQNSQLILSLFVPTEGAQQDIASETEIEDLRAKLATLESILTGLYDYLPCWPPDWEERKRILIRENGSFCALCDEEADVYLVHDIPVFEGGTNKLDELTLYCAECYRSGFREVDIFGTSTLKPSQSEFSEQFSAIQSAIDNDQRIQFDYKKPSNKRWMTRVVVPERLLNIPNSRESGETLCVEGFCELRQDTRVFALERMQNLEVIEDW
- a CDS encoding VOC family protein — translated: MAVTFHHVHLRCEDLEGAVRYYEEMFDGKVDETVEVRGLKIVRMEIGGERIFLSPKFGDMEVEDTSGNPRWGVYQLAFTVEDLDAEVERLQAKGAELEDLKPNGLMMAFFKGPDNVQIELIEA